The following proteins are co-located in the Rheinheimera salexigens genome:
- the gpsA gene encoding NAD(P)H-dependent glycerol-3-phosphate dehydrogenase, with amino-acid sequence MKASAIAVLGAGSYGTALAICLARNGNTISLWGRNAADMQQMAEQRCNQRYLPDIALPASLQLSANLAETVASSQNILVVVPSHAFADTLTQLKPFLQPNARVAWATKGLEPETGRLLQDVARDILGDEVALAVFSGPTFAKEMAAGMPTAITLSSTDTKFIEELSTLLHCAKSFRVYTNPDFIGVQLGGAVKNVIAIGAGMADGIGFGANARTALITRGLTEMSRLGCAMGAQKDTFMGMAGLGDLVLTCTDNQSRNRRFGLLLGQGIAVEQAMTTIGQVVEGYRNAKEVFNLAQRYQVEMPITEQIYQVLYQGKDAKLAALDLLGREKRDELS; translated from the coding sequence ATGAAAGCATCTGCGATAGCAGTACTTGGCGCGGGCTCTTATGGCACCGCGCTAGCTATTTGCTTAGCCAGAAACGGTAACACTATTAGCTTGTGGGGACGCAATGCTGCAGATATGCAGCAAATGGCAGAACAACGTTGTAATCAGCGCTATTTACCTGATATTGCACTGCCAGCGTCTTTACAACTGAGTGCTAATTTAGCCGAGACTGTCGCAAGTAGCCAAAATATTTTAGTGGTCGTCCCTAGCCATGCCTTTGCCGATACATTAACTCAGTTAAAACCTTTTTTGCAGCCTAACGCTCGCGTTGCTTGGGCCACAAAAGGCTTAGAGCCCGAAACAGGACGTTTACTGCAAGATGTTGCCCGTGATATTTTGGGTGATGAGGTGGCGTTAGCGGTATTTTCTGGACCAACCTTTGCAAAAGAAATGGCAGCAGGTATGCCTACTGCAATCACTTTATCTTCTACTGATACTAAATTTATTGAAGAGTTATCGACACTGCTACATTGCGCTAAAAGCTTTCGGGTTTATACCAATCCAGATTTTATTGGCGTGCAATTAGGTGGCGCGGTAAAGAATGTGATTGCGATTGGTGCTGGTATGGCTGATGGTATTGGCTTTGGCGCAAATGCCCGTACGGCGCTAATAACTCGTGGTTTGACTGAAATGAGTCGTCTGGGTTGTGCTATGGGCGCGCAAAAAGATACTTTTATGGGTATGGCGGGATTAGGTGATTTAGTCCTGACCTGTACTGATAATCAATCCAGAAACCGTCGTTTTGGTTTATTATTAGGCCAAGGTATAGCAGTAGAGCAAGCTATGACCACCATAGGTCAAGTTGTTGAAGGCTATCGTAATGCTAAAGAAGTATTTAATTTAGCCCAACGTTATCAAGTTGAAATGCCAATAACAGAGCAAATTTACCAGGTTTTATATCAAGGAAAAGATGCCAAACTTGCTGCTCTGGATTTATTAGGTCGAGAAAAACGGGATGAGTTATCTTAA